The proteins below come from a single Synechococcus sp. WH 8101 genomic window:
- a CDS encoding extracellular solute-binding protein, whose amino-acid sequence MAKSDTKALHTAAPCSQNAEKQRESAGLDLHVSSCRRLAAITGFALALTGCSQINSNLPINLYLAIGLEDSSVISEKSHRFFRDRVSLVVNEFRKINPNIHVQVALYPESSLLDRIQKRNQADLGPDLILTDAFISRELFERHLTVAIPDAKALQKNIFPSLLQRVTTPKQNIAGQPFVVYMQIACFNRRKIPRPPETTQELLEISAAGKNFGLSYDAAQIFWSAGSLGALHSLNQISSKKLIKTDDRRAITTWLAWLQQAAAQQRVAFFAHQNELKTGLLKGELDWITCGSSNLAELRASLGQDLGVSSLPRGPRHAASPFNRLRVISLGENSSDRQREAAIKLLNYMLQPQIQRNFTLQTLSFLPTNKHVKIPIKSSSTLRAMVTSRQQSDASSTFLNHFNLNQSLRDGMTDILTPLIFGLKTPEESTDELITFLRQSKS is encoded by the coding sequence TTGGCCAAGTCAGACACGAAAGCCCTCCACACAGCGGCGCCATGCTCGCAAAACGCCGAAAAGCAGCGAGAATCCGCAGGATTGGATCTTCACGTGTCCAGCTGTCGCCGCCTTGCCGCCATCACCGGATTCGCTCTGGCGTTAACGGGCTGCAGCCAGATCAACAGCAACCTGCCGATCAACCTCTATCTGGCTATCGGCCTCGAAGACTCCTCGGTGATCAGCGAAAAAAGCCACCGCTTTTTCAGGGATCGCGTCTCACTTGTGGTGAACGAATTCAGGAAGATCAACCCCAACATTCACGTGCAGGTGGCTCTCTATCCAGAAAGCTCGCTGCTGGACCGGATCCAAAAACGCAATCAGGCTGATCTTGGTCCAGACCTGATCCTCACCGATGCCTTCATCTCAAGGGAGCTTTTTGAGCGTCACCTGACCGTGGCGATCCCCGATGCAAAGGCGCTTCAGAAAAACATCTTCCCCAGCCTGCTGCAGCGGGTCACAACACCAAAACAAAACATTGCCGGACAACCATTTGTTGTCTACATGCAAATCGCATGCTTCAACCGCCGCAAGATTCCTCGCCCCCCTGAAACAACCCAGGAGCTTCTCGAAATCAGCGCCGCCGGCAAAAACTTCGGACTGTCTTACGACGCAGCACAAATCTTTTGGTCGGCCGGCAGTCTCGGCGCCTTGCATTCCCTGAATCAGATCAGCAGCAAGAAGCTCATCAAGACAGACGATCGACGCGCCATCACCACTTGGCTGGCATGGCTTCAGCAAGCCGCAGCACAACAGCGCGTCGCCTTCTTCGCTCATCAAAATGAGCTCAAAACAGGTCTCTTGAAAGGAGAACTGGACTGGATCACATGCGGCAGCTCCAATCTTGCCGAGCTACGCGCCAGCCTCGGCCAAGACCTCGGCGTGTCGTCACTGCCACGCGGCCCTCGCCATGCGGCAAGCCCATTCAACCGCTTACGAGTGATCAGCCTGGGAGAAAACTCAAGCGACCGCCAGCGAGAGGCAGCCATCAAACTCTTGAATTACATGCTTCAACCACAAATACAGCGCAACTTCACCCTTCAAACCCTGTCATTTCTACCCACGAACAAACACGTCAAGATACCCATCAAGAGCTCCTCAACGCTGCGAGCTATGGTGACATCAAGGCAACAATCAGATGCCTCGTCAACCTTTCTCAACCATTTCAATCTGAACCAAAGCCTGAGGGATGGCATGACCGACATCCTGACCCCCCTGATCTTCGGCCTCAAAACGCCAGAAGAAAGCACGGATGAGCTGATTACATTTCTAAGGCAATCAAAATCATGA